One part of the Candidatus Methylacidiphilales bacterium genome encodes these proteins:
- a CDS encoding DUF4190 domain-containing protein, producing the protein MNSYYYLDAQQQVQGPVNLEELKKLHASGILQNDSLVAQAGSQEWKRYADLFTPPVPPQPSQMPASSSQRSPETSSGKTSGLATASLILGCTSFCLGLLSGIPAVIFGILALNKINKNHALQGKGMAIAGICLGGCSMFMTAILVGLAIPAVNGAMESARQVRAMTEIRQVGIVLSSYANGHGGVYPDNLDILLSSGALTNSTLLYKPETKEPKWILTPGLTTHSAPETILLQSVDAYRRGARISKVVYRVDNSAAIEYEKSP; encoded by the coding sequence ATGAACTCCTACTATTATCTGGATGCGCAACAGCAGGTGCAGGGACCTGTAAATCTGGAAGAACTCAAAAAATTGCATGCCAGCGGAATTTTGCAGAATGACTCCCTGGTTGCGCAAGCTGGATCTCAAGAGTGGAAACGATACGCGGACTTGTTCACGCCGCCCGTGCCGCCGCAACCGTCACAGATGCCGGCCTCCTCATCGCAGCGGTCTCCTGAAACTTCCTCCGGGAAAACCAGCGGACTTGCCACCGCGTCGCTTATACTCGGATGCACCAGTTTTTGTCTCGGGCTTTTGTCAGGCATTCCTGCTGTCATTTTTGGAATTTTGGCCCTGAACAAAATAAATAAAAATCACGCATTGCAAGGCAAAGGCATGGCGATTGCAGGAATATGCCTCGGGGGTTGCTCCATGTTTATGACCGCTATCCTGGTGGGTTTGGCGATTCCCGCGGTCAATGGCGCCATGGAGAGCGCCAGGCAAGTGCGGGCCATGACGGAGATACGGCAAGTCGGAATTGTTTTGTCTTCTTATGCCAATGGTCATGGCGGTGTTTATCCGGACAATCTGGATATACTTCTAAGCTCCGGTGCGCTCACCAATTCCACGCTGCTCTACAAACCGGAGACGAAGGAGCCCAAGTGGATTCTGACCCCTGGCCTGACCACGCATTCCGCGCCTGAAACCATTCTCCTGCAATCCGTGGACGCCTATCGCAGGGGTGCTCGAATATCCAAGGTTGTTTACAGAGTGGATAACTCTGCCGCGATAGAGTACGAAAAATCTCCCTGA
- the purH gene encoding bifunctional phosphoribosylaminoimidazolecarboxamide formyltransferase/IMP cyclohydrolase, with product MKNALISVSDKTGLLEFAKFLASKNIQILSTGGTAKLLQQNGIAAREISDFTGFPEMMDGRVKTLHPKVHGGLLHLRDNPEHVKQAQAHGIEPIDLVIVNLYPFEQTLAKSGVKHEELIENIDIGGPSMLRSASKNYRSVTVVVDPADYASVQEEIAKNGNTLPETREKLAAKVFRHTAYYDHLIATYLTRRTEPEHSGLLETSGLLRRLGQPLRYGENPHQKAGLYGHFHDFFRQLHGKELSYNNIIDISAAAGLINEFDDLTLAILKHTNPCGVGTGKSLREAWDHAYATDKQAPYGGIIVMNRTLDMAVAEAISEIFSEVIIAPDFAPDARELLMKKKNLRLMENKLPHGAGHIYDYRSVPGGLLVQDSDTLPDDESTWKVATKRQPTTEEMKALRFGWKVVRHVKSNAIVYADSSKTLGIGAGQMSRVDSSKIAVWKAGEAGLSLKGSAIASDAFFPFADGIVAAAGAGATAAIQPGGSVRDKEVMEAADKAGMAMIFTGRRHFRH from the coding sequence ATGAAAAACGCCCTCATCTCGGTCTCCGACAAAACCGGCTTGCTGGAATTTGCAAAATTCCTGGCCTCGAAAAACATCCAAATCCTCTCCACGGGCGGGACGGCAAAGCTGCTGCAGCAAAATGGCATTGCGGCCCGGGAAATATCCGATTTCACCGGGTTCCCGGAAATGATGGATGGCCGGGTCAAGACCCTGCATCCCAAGGTGCATGGCGGACTGTTGCACTTGCGCGACAATCCGGAGCATGTCAAACAGGCGCAGGCGCACGGCATCGAGCCTATCGATCTTGTCATCGTCAATCTGTACCCCTTCGAGCAAACCCTGGCCAAGAGCGGGGTGAAGCACGAGGAGTTGATTGAGAACATCGACATCGGCGGTCCGAGCATGCTGCGCAGCGCGTCGAAGAACTATCGCAGTGTGACGGTTGTCGTGGACCCGGCCGACTACGCCAGTGTGCAGGAAGAGATTGCAAAGAACGGCAATACATTGCCCGAGACGCGCGAAAAGCTGGCCGCCAAGGTGTTCCGGCATACCGCCTACTATGATCATCTGATCGCGACCTATCTGACCCGCAGGACCGAGCCGGAGCATTCGGGCTTGCTGGAAACCTCGGGGTTGCTCCGGCGACTGGGGCAGCCGTTGCGTTACGGCGAAAATCCCCATCAAAAGGCCGGACTTTACGGGCACTTCCACGATTTCTTCCGCCAACTCCACGGCAAGGAGCTTTCTTATAACAACATCATCGACATCTCGGCGGCGGCCGGCCTTATCAACGAATTTGACGATCTGACCCTGGCGATCCTCAAACACACCAATCCCTGCGGAGTCGGTACCGGGAAATCGTTGCGCGAAGCCTGGGATCACGCCTACGCGACGGACAAACAGGCGCCTTACGGCGGCATTATTGTCATGAATCGCACATTGGATATGGCCGTGGCGGAGGCGATCTCGGAAATTTTCAGCGAGGTCATCATTGCCCCCGACTTTGCGCCGGACGCGCGCGAGCTGTTGATGAAAAAGAAAAACCTGCGGCTTATGGAAAACAAACTGCCGCATGGCGCGGGGCACATTTACGACTACCGTTCCGTTCCCGGCGGGCTGCTGGTGCAGGACAGTGACACCTTGCCCGATGACGAATCAACATGGAAAGTGGCCACGAAGCGGCAACCTACAACGGAGGAAATGAAGGCGCTGCGTTTTGGCTGGAAGGTGGTGCGGCACGTCAAGTCCAATGCCATCGTCTATGCGGATTCCAGTAAAACGTTAGGCATCGGCGCGGGGCAGATGTCGCGCGTGGATTCCTCGAAGATCGCCGTCTGGAAGGCCGGAGAGGCGGGGCTTTCGCTCAAGGGCAGTGCCATTGCGTCGGACGCATTTTTCCCGTTTGCGGACGGGATTGTTGCCGCAGCGGGAGCGGGGGCGACCGCGGCCATCCAACCGGGCGGCAGCGTGCGGGATAAGGAAGTCATGGAAGCGGCGGACAAGGCCGGCATGGCGATGATCTTCACCGGCCGCCGGCATTTCAGGCATTGA